cacacacacacacacacacacatatatatatatatatatatatatatatatatatatatatatatatatatatatatatatatatatatatatatatatatatatatatatatatatatatatacacacacacacacacacacatatatacgtatttatatacacatacataccatacgtacacacacacacgtgtatgGGTatgaatgtatatgtgtgtgtgcgtgcgtatattctatttttataaatatatttttattataggtGTTTGAGCAGTGTTGATACAAAGTCCTTGTGCAATTTTAAATAATCACACCATCAAGTCTATGGATGATAAAATGAATCTCTAAAAAGGGTTAGTGAAAGATTGCATTCCATTTTCTCTCAGATGCACTGGCGTAGCGGGTGAGGAGGCGGTCTGCCCGGGCGgcactttttaataaactttagtaGTGGACTTCTTAgacttttttgacaattttgtttgCCTGATCTAATGTGTGTAATCTATGTCAAAATGACACCGTTTTAAATGTTTCAAAGCTGTTACAAATACACATTTTGTagttatattttacaaatcttCACCCTTCAatctcattattaatattttattattctctcaGTCTCGAGATGAAGCGAACAAAAGAGAGAGGTGCTGGGAAAAAAGGCGAGGGAAGAAAAAGAATGACGGGGCATTATGTAAAAACTCCGATCGTGATTGGTAATTAAAAATACAGTTGCAATTTTCGTCGTTTTTCAttatgtacatatattttttttttattttgaaagtgtgTGTGCAGGTGGCTGGCAAACTCAAAGACCACACCGGGCGACGAAAACTGCAGCTACGCCACTGCCCGCAGATGTTCTGTTGAGATCGTTCATTATCAACATGCACGTCCACCTTCATCAAGCAGCTAGTGATGTCATTCCAAAGTTCTACCAATACGTTTGTGCAGCTGATTTTCACCCCTCATCTCACCAGCTCTGTACAGTAGTTTTCAGTTCATCTGCAGATCGCACTTACACCGCACAGTCTTTATGTGTCCCCGTCAGAGTTCGGTTCCTCTCTTCCAGTCCATCTGTCAGGGAATTTTTCCTTCAAAAACCGCCTAACACAGAGAGCTGGACTAATGAACACAAgtaataattcatacattatGTTATAGTTAATAAGCTCTTACAATATTGTGATCAAACTACGATCATTTACATGAATCACGCTTCACAATGGTTTTCGTGCATACAACTGAAGTTAAGAAGATTCAACACCACACAAGGACTTTTAACTGAccctgcatataaatataaataaatcaaatctCTAGAAACATAGGAGCAGATTCTCCATCAGAAACGTACGTTTCAAAGTGGCATCGTTTTCAAAGAAAACACTGGAGCCCGCTGGCGCCCGCAGACGCATTCCCCTGGCGTGTCACGTATACGCCTTTAAGTCGTTTGTAATAAACGAGTATTTCCTGACGTATTTCTCGGTGGTGACTTGCTGAAGCCCGTAGTCCCCGTCCAAACCGGCGATCTTACAATCCGTCGCCATGTCCCACTTAGCCCGCTGTCTGAACTCCCGGTGCACAACGCAGAACCCCAAGATGACGGTGACGAGGACACCGATGAGGATCCCAAGGAGTGCCCCGGCTGATATCACCGACTCCTCAGTGACGGTGATGTTAGTAGTCGGAGTCACCGAGTCTTCGGTGAACGGAGTGATGCTTGTTAATCCGGAGCCATCTTCTGTGTCTGGTACTTCTGTGCATGTATAGTTGTCAGCTTCTAGTTTGTATCCATCTTCACAGTAACAGGTGTAACTTCCAAATGAATTCTTACACAGCTGCTGACAAAACATTTCCATGTCGCATTCATCAATGTCAATGCAGACGTTAGTGTCCTCCTCCATATGGAGTATGTATCCTTCTGGACATTCACATACGTCCCTGTTATTCGGATCACACATCGCTTCACACGTCTCTTCTTCACAGACGCTGTAACATGTCGTTTTATCATATTCATTTAGGCGAAACCCTTcaaagcaggaacactcaaaccCCCCATGCGTATTCGTGCAGTGGTGTTCACACGGGGTGGACTCGCACTCGTCTGTGTCTTCACACTCACCGTCGACCATTTCAAACCCAGATGGGCAGACACAGGTAAAGCTCCCCGGCGTGTTGACGCAGAGCTGGTCGGATTTGCAGGCTCGCTCCTGTTTGCATTCATCCACGTCCACGCATGTCAAGCCATCCTGGTCCAAGTCGTAGCCCCCTCGGCACAGGCAGCTGTAACTGTCCTTCTGAGGGACACACACTTGCGCACAGTGGTGGCTCCTGCATGGATCGGGCGCCTCACATGTCACTTGGTTCTTCTCTAACTGTAGTCCTTCAGGGCAGATGCACTTCCCATTACCCCCCTCCATGTCACACGTGTGGCTGCATCCGCCGTTTTCATGTTGGCAGTCCCAGGGACCAGGCTTCCACTCATTAATGTCACAGTACAGTTTGTATCCAGCTGGTGACATGATTGCTACTGTTCCAGGTGGCAGGTGAGCTGTGTCGGTCGCCTGAAAACCTAAAGGTGTGTGGTAGGTAAACGAGAATCCCTCCATCTCAGGGGCCTGGCAGGTTTCATTAAAGTTGTACTCACAGAGAAACCCATCAGCCGCCTCCAGACATGAACTTTCTTCCCATAGCTGATCTTTGGAGACGGAGACACACCGCCGACCACATTCTGACGAGTTCTGCGCTCTCCATTCCGTGAAGTCCGTAGTTTCCTCTCCGGTTACCCACCGGTACCCATGTAGTTCTTTTGAGGGGTCGCTACAGCGTCCAGCGGGCAGCTCAAGTCCAATCCAGAAGCGACCCTGCAGGTTGTCGTTTAGGATTGAAATGATGTCTCTCTGCACCGTCGATCGGACTGTCATCAGGTGGCCCCCTTTAGCGCCGCACACGCCGCTCGCCGTGTCGAAGTCTGCCGCCCCCTGGCGTATCGTGTAGCAGTCACTGAGCATACACAAGCCTGCTGTGGACGACTCGCTGGCGGCTTGTAACGTGAACATCGGAATGGCGACAAGCACTACGGCTAAGGCTCTGCACATCTTCGGTGACAGAAGGAGAAAGTCGAACCCCACAG
The sequence above is drawn from the Erpetoichthys calabaricus chromosome 15, fErpCal1.3, whole genome shotgun sequence genome and encodes:
- the LOC114666201 gene encoding thrombomodulin-like, with the protein product MSAVGFDFLLLSPKMCRALAVVLVAIPMFTLQAASESSTAGLCMLSDCYTIRQGAADFDTASGVCGAKGGHLMTVRSTVQRDIISILNDNLQGRFWIGLELPAGRCSDPSKELHGYRWVTGEETTDFTEWRAQNSSECGRRCVSVSKDQLWEESSCLEAADGFLCEYNFNETCQAPEMEGFSFTYHTPLGFQATDTAHLPPGTVAIMSPAGYKLYCDINEWKPGPWDCQHENGGCSHTCDMEGGNGKCICPEGLQLEKNQVTCEAPDPCRSHHCAQVCVPQKDSYSCLCRGGYDLDQDGLTCVDVDECKQERACKSDQLCVNTPGSFTCVCPSGFEMVDGECEDTDECESTPCEHHCTNTHGGFECSCFEGFRLNEYDKTTCYSVCEEETCEAMCDPNNRDVCECPEGYILHMEEDTNVCIDIDECDMEMFCQQLCKNSFGSYTCYCEDGYKLEADNYTCTEVPDTEDGSGLTSITPFTEDSVTPTTNITVTEESVISAGALLGILIGVLVTVILGFCVVHREFRQRAKWDMATDCKIAGLDGDYGLQQVTTEKYVRKYSFITNDLKAYT